The following proteins are encoded in a genomic region of Pelodictyon phaeoclathratiforme BU-1:
- a CDS encoding TolC family protein yields the protein MRLILLLLLTVLVLTSPLSLHAAAAAGETKSITLDDAVRIGLERSRMLEIARLDRDMAGQKIRETWSEVLPQLTTGFTYTRTLKSSVLLLPPGQGFPSTLETSSDNAGHATLDLRQPIFNVSAFTGIKAASIVRKMSEAAYLNAEASVVADIKISYFDALISKDQLKLIEQSIDRWEQSRKDTRAMFRQGIAADIDTLKAFLSVENLRPDLLQAQNRVAITMTKLKNVMGVPADSSIVLSGKLELSSATYPADIAAAYREALDARPDLRQLDFQVKAEGEKVSAVRAERFPVISAFGKLETQTAFNDDVRTVDSVWPSSSSVGLQFTMPIFTGYRISSQVEQAKIAQLQTRTRLEDLRANIRAEIEVRVLNFRESQKRIEVQSQTIGVAERSYSISLLRFKEGIGSRLELTDAELQLNKAKTNYLQAVYDYLVAGVQLEKALGRSRVEVALQG from the coding sequence ATGAGACTGATACTTTTGTTGCTGCTGACTGTCCTTGTGCTCACCTCTCCCTTGTCGTTGCATGCTGCCGCCGCTGCGGGGGAGACAAAATCAATAACCCTTGACGATGCCGTGCGTATCGGGCTTGAGAGAAGTCGTATGCTTGAAATTGCGCGGCTTGACAGGGATATGGCCGGGCAAAAAATCCGGGAGACATGGTCGGAGGTGCTGCCTCAGCTTACAACCGGATTTACCTATACCCGCACACTGAAATCCTCCGTGCTGCTCTTGCCACCGGGCCAGGGTTTTCCCAGCACACTCGAAACAAGTTCCGATAATGCCGGACACGCTACCCTTGATCTTCGTCAGCCAATTTTCAATGTATCTGCTTTTACCGGTATCAAAGCGGCAAGTATTGTCCGGAAGATGAGCGAGGCAGCTTACCTGAATGCTGAAGCGTCCGTCGTTGCCGACATCAAGATCTCCTATTTTGATGCCCTCATTTCCAAAGATCAGTTGAAGCTCATTGAGCAGAGTATTGACCGCTGGGAGCAGTCAAGAAAGGATACTCGCGCCATGTTCCGTCAGGGTATTGCCGCTGATATCGATACCCTCAAGGCCTTTCTCTCGGTTGAAAATCTTCGCCCCGATCTTCTGCAAGCGCAAAACCGGGTGGCGATTACCATGACCAAGCTGAAAAATGTGATGGGAGTTCCTGCCGACAGCAGCATCGTGCTGAGTGGCAAGCTTGAACTCTCTTCGGCCACCTATCCTGCGGATATTGCTGCGGCATATCGTGAAGCGCTTGATGCAAGGCCCGATCTTCGCCAGCTTGATTTTCAGGTCAAGGCAGAGGGTGAAAAAGTCAGCGCTGTGCGTGCCGAACGCTTTCCTGTGATCTCGGCATTCGGCAAGCTGGAGACGCAAACAGCATTTAATGATGATGTCCGTACCGTTGATTCGGTTTGGCCATCCTCCTCTTCAGTTGGCCTTCAGTTCACCATGCCGATTTTTACAGGGTATCGCATCAGCTCCCAGGTTGAGCAGGCAAAGATAGCCCAACTGCAGACCCGCACAAGGCTTGAAGATTTGAGGGCAAACATCAGGGCTGAAATTGAGGTTCGGGTATTAAATTTCAGGGAGTCGCAAAAGAGAATTGAGGTGCAGTCCCAAACCATAGGTGTTGCGGAACGCAGTTACAGCATATCGCTCCTCCGTTTCAAGGAGGGTATTGGCTCCCGTCTTGAGTTAACGGATGCCGAACTCCAGCTCAACAAGGCAAAAACCAACTATCTGCAGGCCGTTTACGACTATCTTGTAGCAGGCGTTCAGCTCGAAAAGGCCTTGGGGCGTTCACGTGTTGAGGTTGCTTTACAGGGTTGA
- a CDS encoding AAA family ATPase has product MIQRLYVHNYRCLENFELNLKEFQSALLIGKNGSGKSTISYVLELFQSIGRGVNRVKELVQSKDFSRGRSDVPMRFEIEILLGENLYKYVLAFDLPEKFKELRVLEEQLIVSEQPVYLRKEASVTLAKSPGNHQPQFSVDWHLVALPVIQEKSETDPLRIFRTWLANMIILAPIPGFMTGKSSGETFQAKRDGSNFGEWFSGLLSLYPAAYTELDKYLREVIPDIKDIQNKVIGEDAKSMVVQFEANQATLKLDFKDLSDGEKCFFLCSVVLAANKFYGPLFCFWDEPDNYLSLSEVGHFITALRRSFKCSGQILVTSHNEEAIRKFSNDNIFVLDRKSHLEPTLIRLLSDIPFNGNLAESLIRGDIEL; this is encoded by the coding sequence ATGATTCAAAGACTTTATGTACACAACTACAGATGTCTGGAAAATTTTGAGCTTAATTTAAAAGAATTCCAATCAGCTCTTCTTATCGGAAAAAACGGTTCAGGTAAATCCACCATATCGTATGTGCTGGAGCTGTTTCAATCTATCGGCAGAGGTGTAAACAGAGTAAAAGAGCTTGTTCAGTCCAAGGATTTTTCACGTGGAAGATCCGATGTGCCGATGCGCTTTGAAATAGAGATATTGCTGGGCGAGAATTTATACAAATATGTGCTTGCTTTTGATTTGCCGGAAAAATTCAAAGAGCTTCGCGTTCTTGAAGAGCAACTTATCGTTTCTGAGCAGCCGGTTTATCTCCGAAAAGAGGCTTCCGTTACTCTTGCCAAAAGCCCGGGAAATCATCAGCCTCAGTTTTCAGTTGACTGGCATCTTGTTGCGCTTCCGGTAATTCAGGAAAAGTCAGAAACTGATCCCCTTCGTATTTTCAGAACATGGCTTGCCAACATGATTATCTTAGCTCCAATTCCGGGTTTTATGACGGGAAAGTCCAGCGGTGAAACCTTTCAAGCCAAACGTGATGGATCAAACTTCGGAGAGTGGTTTTCCGGCCTGCTCAGTCTTTATCCAGCAGCTTATACGGAGCTTGATAAATATCTCCGTGAAGTGATCCCTGATATCAAGGATATTCAGAACAAGGTGATTGGCGAAGATGCCAAAAGTATGGTTGTTCAATTTGAAGCAAACCAGGCAACACTTAAACTTGACTTTAAAGACTTATCAGACGGCGAAAAATGCTTTTTTCTCTGTTCTGTTGTCCTTGCTGCTAATAAGTTTTATGGACCGCTTTTCTGCTTCTGGGACGAACCAGACAACTATCTCTCCTTGTCAGAGGTTGGACATTTTATAACAGCATTGCGCCGGTCATTCAAATGCAGCGGCCAAATTCTGGTAACTTCACACAATGAAGAAGCTATCCGCAAGTTTTCGAATGACAACATTTTTGTGCTTGATCGGAAAAGCCATCTGGAACCAACATTGATAAGATTGCTCAGTGATATACCTTTCAACGGCAATCTCGCTGAATCCCTTATTCGTGGAGATATAGAGCTATGA
- the tpx gene encoding thiol peroxidase yields the protein MAQITFKGTPVETVGTLPAKGSEAPFFCLVKTDLTEAGPADFGSKRIVLNIFPSLDTPVCAASVRQFNKEASSLDNTVVLCISADLPFAHKRFCETEGLKNVVSLSVFRSPEFGRDYGVTLATGPLKGLLSRAIVIIDADGIVRYTEQVAEIVEEPDYSAALKVLA from the coding sequence ATGGCACAGATTACCTTCAAGGGCACTCCAGTTGAAACAGTCGGGACTCTTCCCGCCAAAGGTTCAGAAGCTCCTTTTTTTTGTCTGGTGAAAACCGATCTCACCGAAGCCGGACCTGCTGATTTCGGAAGTAAAAGAATAGTTCTCAATATCTTTCCGAGTCTTGATACGCCAGTCTGCGCTGCTTCAGTCAGGCAATTCAACAAGGAGGCTTCATCGCTCGACAATACGGTTGTGCTCTGTATCTCCGCCGATTTGCCCTTTGCCCACAAACGTTTTTGTGAAACCGAGGGGTTGAAAAATGTTGTTTCGCTCTCCGTTTTTCGCTCTCCCGAATTTGGTAGGGATTATGGTGTTACTCTTGCTACCGGCCCTCTGAAGGGGCTTCTTTCGCGCGCCATTGTTATTATTGATGCTGACGGGATCGTGCGCTACACCGAACAGGTGGCAGAAATTGTCGAAGAACCGGACTACAGTGCAGCGCTCAAGGTTCTTGCGTAA
- a CDS encoding riboflavin synthase yields MFTGIIKDVGRVGGVTRRQGGLRLRVQFSNAAEFADLSVDESVSINGACQTVVALGEGWFEVDTVEETLSKTTLGSLHHGSLVNLERAVRPQDRLGGHFVLGHVDCAAVVEKIRELGSSREIWIAFPDAFSPFIVSAGSITIDGISLTVAKLEPLLFAVAVIPYTFAQTTINELKSGSRVNLEFDILGKYVARQLGRPPSSVAVASKIDEGWLREQGF; encoded by the coding sequence ATGTTTACTGGAATTATCAAGGATGTTGGCCGGGTGGGGGGAGTGACACGGCGTCAGGGAGGTCTGCGGCTCAGGGTGCAGTTCAGTAATGCTGCAGAGTTTGCTGACCTTTCTGTTGACGAGAGTGTGAGCATCAACGGCGCTTGCCAGACCGTTGTCGCTCTTGGAGAGGGGTGGTTTGAGGTCGATACTGTCGAGGAGACCCTCTCCAAAACAACGCTCGGCTCGCTCCATCATGGATCTCTCGTTAACCTTGAACGGGCGGTTCGTCCCCAGGATCGCCTTGGCGGCCATTTTGTGCTCGGCCATGTTGATTGTGCTGCCGTTGTCGAAAAAATCAGGGAGCTTGGTTCCAGCCGCGAAATCTGGATTGCATTTCCTGACGCTTTCAGCCCCTTTATTGTCTCTGCCGGTTCGATAACGATTGACGGCATCAGCCTGACCGTTGCAAAGCTTGAGCCCCTGCTTTTTGCTGTGGCGGTTATCCCGTATACCTTTGCCCAAACCACCATTAATGAGCTGAAATCAGGAAGCCGGGTGAACCTTGAGTTCGATATTCTTGGCAAATATGTGGCCCGCCAGCTTGGTCGCCCCCCCTCATCTGTCGCAGTCGCTTCGAAAATTGATGAGGGATGGCTCAGGGAGCAGGGATTTTAA
- a CDS encoding DoxX family protein, with product MMVKKYPKRRFLFIDRFVDNSDLGKLLLRLSLGTMMLFHGVNKLQHGYGFVEQMLLKAGFPGYLSHGILVGELLAPLFMILGLYTRQAALAMSIVMLMAIYLVHTKELFSVTAHGGYALELQILYLFGSLAVFFFGAGGFTVSRGGSQWD from the coding sequence ATGATGGTAAAAAAATATCCAAAAAGGAGGTTCCTTTTTATTGACCGTTTTGTTGATAATAGTGACCTTGGCAAATTGCTTCTGCGCCTTTCGCTTGGCACCATGATGCTTTTTCATGGAGTCAATAAACTGCAGCACGGATATGGTTTTGTGGAACAGATGCTTCTCAAGGCGGGGTTTCCGGGTTATCTCTCACATGGAATTCTTGTCGGGGAGCTTCTGGCCCCGCTTTTTATGATACTGGGCCTCTATACCCGCCAGGCAGCCCTCGCAATGTCAATTGTTATGCTTATGGCAATTTATCTTGTTCATACCAAAGAGCTTTTTTCGGTGACAGCACATGGTGGATATGCTCTTGAACTCCAGATACTCTATCTCTTTGGCTCACTTGCCGTTTTCTTTTTTGGTGCAGGAGGGTTCACGGTTTCTCGCGGCGGCAGTCAGTGGGATTGA
- the ribD gene encoding bifunctional diaminohydroxyphosphoribosylaminopyrimidine deaminase/5-amino-6-(5-phosphoribosylamino)uracil reductase RibD codes for MVQHDDLFFMRRALELAVLGAGSVSPNPMVGAVIVCDGEIIGEGYHQQFGGPHAEVHAIASVEDEALLHHSTLYVTLEPCSHFGKTPPCSDLIVEKGIPRVVIGCRDPHVKVAGKGIAKLQAAGIRVTEGVLEAECIGCNEAFIKSHTTGLPFVCLKLAQTLDGKIATSLGASRWITGEESRSEVHRLRSIYDAVMVGEATVRADDAQLTVRNCSGRNPQRVVLDSQLRLPLESKIFGSEAPTIVVASTSFSASPKVAQLRERGVTVLFVDEHVGKLDLRQALVELHKRGILSVLVEGGSRLSAAFVREKLVDKILIFVAPKLFGGDALSAFAPLGVSMPDQAVDLRFGRPHFFGHDLLLEAYIAS; via the coding sequence ATGGTGCAGCATGATGATCTTTTTTTTATGAGGCGCGCCCTTGAACTTGCCGTGCTGGGTGCCGGATCGGTTAGCCCTAACCCCATGGTTGGCGCGGTTATTGTTTGTGACGGTGAGATTATTGGTGAAGGTTACCATCAGCAGTTTGGCGGGCCTCATGCCGAAGTCCATGCCATTGCGTCGGTGGAGGATGAGGCGTTGCTTCATCATTCGACACTCTATGTTACACTTGAGCCCTGTTCCCATTTTGGCAAAACTCCTCCCTGCAGCGATCTGATTGTTGAGAAGGGGATACCCCGTGTTGTCATCGGTTGCCGGGACCCTCATGTCAAGGTGGCTGGAAAGGGGATTGCAAAGCTGCAGGCAGCGGGGATCAGGGTTACTGAAGGGGTTTTGGAAGCGGAGTGTATCGGCTGTAATGAGGCTTTCATCAAAAGCCATACCACAGGGTTACCTTTTGTTTGCCTGAAACTGGCCCAGACCCTTGATGGTAAAATTGCGACCTCGCTTGGAGCCTCCCGCTGGATAACGGGGGAAGAGTCGAGAAGTGAGGTGCATCGCCTTCGGAGTATCTATGACGCGGTGATGGTTGGTGAGGCTACAGTTCGGGCAGATGATGCGCAACTGACCGTCAGGAACTGTTCCGGGCGTAATCCTCAGAGAGTTGTTCTTGATAGCCAGTTACGTTTGCCCCTCGAATCGAAAATTTTCGGATCTGAGGCGCCAACAATTGTTGTTGCGTCAACTTCATTTTCGGCTTCTCCAAAGGTTGCACAGTTGAGGGAGAGAGGTGTGACGGTGCTTTTTGTTGATGAGCATGTCGGCAAGCTTGATCTTCGCCAGGCGCTTGTGGAGTTGCATAAACGAGGCATTCTTTCGGTGCTGGTAGAGGGGGGGAGCCGCTTGTCGGCTGCATTCGTACGTGAAAAGCTTGTTGATAAAATTCTTATCTTTGTTGCGCCGAAACTCTTTGGTGGAGATGCCCTGAGCGCGTTTGCGCCGCTTGGTGTCAGCATGCCGGATCAGGCTGTGGATCTGCGTTTCGGGAGACCACACTTTTTTGGTCATGATCTGCTGCTTGAGGCTTACATTGCATCCTGA
- a CDS encoding replication-associated recombination protein A yields MAETENMQSDLFGFSATSSAGDSFQPLAERVRPHTLDDMAGQEHLVGANGPLRKFLSGGQMPSMIFWGPPGSGKTTLAEICATSLNYSFEQLSAIDSGVKEVRKALEQAEKSRRSGRRTILFIDEIHRFNKAQQDTLLHAIEQGLIVLIGATTENPSFEVNGALLSRMQVYILKPLGSEEIELVIRRALKEDRLLRDLSIEITDLDFLLQFSGGDARKALNAVEAAISLFPEGASEMVLTRELLERALQYKAPIYDKGGENHYDIISAFIKSMRGSDPDAALFWLARMIEGGEDPKFIARRMVIFASEDIGNADPYAITLAIAVFQAVAMIGMPEARINLAQGVTYLASAPKSNASYQGINEAMREAKVMQDLAVPLHLRNAPTKLMKNEGYGAGYKYPHSYPFHFVSQHYFPEGMEPKAYYRPGDEGREKYIRERLSHLWSERYSP; encoded by the coding sequence ATGGCGGAAACGGAAAACATGCAGTCCGATCTTTTCGGCTTTTCTGCCACTTCATCTGCCGGGGATTCTTTTCAGCCCCTTGCCGAACGGGTTCGACCGCATACCCTCGATGATATGGCAGGGCAGGAGCACCTGGTTGGAGCAAACGGGCCGCTTCGCAAATTTCTTTCCGGTGGCCAGATGCCCTCAATGATCTTCTGGGGCCCTCCCGGATCCGGTAAAACCACCCTCGCTGAAATTTGCGCCACATCACTCAACTACTCGTTTGAACAGCTTTCAGCCATCGATTCCGGAGTAAAGGAGGTGCGCAAGGCGCTTGAGCAGGCTGAGAAATCACGCCGTTCAGGTCGCAGAACCATCCTCTTTATTGATGAAATTCACCGCTTTAACAAGGCGCAGCAGGATACGCTGCTCCATGCGATAGAACAGGGGCTCATCGTGCTTATCGGCGCAACGACCGAAAACCCCTCCTTTGAGGTGAACGGCGCTCTGTTGAGCAGGATGCAGGTCTATATTCTCAAGCCTCTTGGCAGTGAAGAGATTGAGCTGGTTATTCGGCGCGCGCTGAAAGAGGATCGTCTGTTACGGGATCTCTCCATTGAGATTACCGACCTCGATTTTCTGCTCCAGTTTTCCGGCGGCGATGCACGTAAAGCATTGAACGCTGTCGAAGCGGCCATATCCCTTTTCCCGGAAGGCGCTTCAGAAATGGTGCTGACGAGGGAGCTGCTTGAGCGTGCCCTGCAGTACAAGGCGCCGATCTACGACAAGGGAGGAGAGAACCATTATGACATCATCTCCGCTTTTATCAAATCCATGCGGGGTTCCGATCCCGATGCAGCACTCTTCTGGCTTGCCCGCATGATCGAGGGAGGGGAAGATCCAAAATTCATCGCACGGCGGATGGTCATCTTCGCAAGCGAGGATATCGGTAATGCCGACCCCTATGCCATAACGCTTGCCATCGCTGTTTTTCAGGCAGTAGCGATGATTGGTATGCCCGAGGCACGCATCAATCTTGCCCAGGGAGTTACCTACCTTGCATCTGCACCAAAATCAAATGCAAGCTATCAGGGCATCAATGAAGCCATGCGTGAGGCCAAAGTGATGCAGGATCTCGCAGTTCCACTTCATCTGCGCAATGCGCCGACCAAACTCATGAAAAATGAAGGGTACGGCGCTGGCTACAAATACCCACACAGTTATCCTTTCCATTTTGTTTCGCAGCACTATTTTCCCGAAGGAATGGAGCCGAAAGCCTATTACCGTCCCGGTGATGAGGGGCGGGAAAAATATATTCGGGAGCGCCTCAGCCATTTATGGAGTGAGCGATACAGCCCCTGA
- a CDS encoding deoxycytidylate deaminase, which translates to MPEETKSGCCCPGVEGNEGSATEKRLGWQEYFMSVAHLISRRATCTRGHIGAVIVRENSILSTGYNGAPSGLPHCNESNCRIYRSIHPDGTVEENCVNTIHAEINAIAQAAKHGVSIKDSDIYITASPCIHCLKVLINVGIKTIYYDKPYKIEHIAELLRLSGIRLVQVNVQSDQRG; encoded by the coding sequence ATGCCGGAAGAAACGAAGAGCGGATGTTGCTGCCCGGGTGTGGAAGGAAATGAAGGTTCAGCAACTGAAAAGCGACTTGGCTGGCAGGAATATTTTATGAGCGTTGCCCATCTTATTTCACGCAGGGCGACTTGTACCAGGGGTCATATCGGTGCGGTCATCGTCAGGGAGAACAGTATTCTTTCGACCGGGTACAACGGAGCGCCATCCGGACTTCCTCACTGTAACGAAAGCAATTGCCGTATCTACCGCAGCATTCATCCTGATGGGACTGTCGAGGAGAACTGTGTTAACACCATCCATGCTGAAATCAATGCCATTGCCCAGGCTGCAAAGCATGGCGTATCGATCAAGGATTCCGATATCTACATTACGGCCAGTCCCTGTATCCACTGTTTGAAAGTGCTCATAAATGTGGGTATAAAGACCATCTACTATGATAAACCCTATAAAATAGAGCATATCGCTGAATTGCTCAGGCTTTCCGGCATCCGGCTGGTGCAGGTCAACGTGCAGAGTGACCAGAGGGGGTGA
- a CDS encoding alpha-amylase family glycosyl hydrolase — protein sequence MIMSAKAAGISVPAVERRLSDIDFQSLVEKRPFYPSPASWSDEVLYFLFLDRFSDGREYGGFGDTKGRPVARHSGKRTTPPFNPLTDSGTAEWTSWFESGKQWCGGTIAGMKKKLGYLKRLGITAIWVSPVFRQVTGSNDYHGYGIQNFLDVDPHFGSREELKEFVKAAHELDIRVILDIIINHAGDVFAYEGNQRHFYSEGREWPVSGYRLSSGEAGSIPFNTAPACFENGAWPDGAVWPEELQSPDTWTCHGEIMQWDSFPEFLDGDFCSLKDIHLGDALRDPFVVQDIERRVKEFTPSLALRYLTDVYRFWIAFADLDGFRLDTVKHMEPGAVRFFATAIHEFAESIGKENFTIIGEITGGRSYAATILDTTGLDAALGIDDLPDKLEFLVKGWRSPGNPETAEQEGYFDLFRNSILDNRRSHQWYSKHIVTMLDDHDQVGVNHKFRFAGDAARSARLLPAALGLNLTSAGIPCIYYGTEQGFNGADPRTDDNSYSDVFLRECMFGGDFGSFRSSGKHFFNEKNEIYRFVQKVIRLRREHLELSRGRQYLRPVSESGRDGEFYYPQPVNGELHWVIAWSRIFAGSESLCAINTDTERELTLWIVVDSAIHAAGSTMNCLFSTDALQLGRSVSVMPIEGSAVQITVPAAGFVVYGQG from the coding sequence ATGATAATGAGTGCAAAAGCTGCAGGTATATCTGTTCCTGCCGTTGAACGACGGCTCAGTGATATAGATTTTCAGTCTCTCGTTGAAAAACGTCCTTTTTATCCCTCCCCAGCCTCATGGTCGGATGAGGTGCTCTATTTTCTTTTTCTTGACCGTTTTTCTGATGGCCGGGAGTATGGTGGATTTGGTGATACAAAAGGGAGGCCGGTGGCCAGGCACTCGGGAAAACGTACGACTCCACCCTTTAACCCCCTGACCGACAGTGGTACGGCGGAATGGACGAGTTGGTTTGAATCAGGAAAACAGTGGTGTGGCGGTACCATTGCCGGGATGAAGAAGAAACTTGGTTATCTCAAGAGGCTTGGCATAACGGCTATCTGGGTCAGTCCTGTTTTCCGGCAGGTAACGGGAAGTAACGATTATCATGGGTACGGTATCCAGAATTTTCTTGATGTTGATCCTCATTTCGGTAGCAGAGAGGAGCTGAAGGAGTTTGTGAAGGCGGCGCACGAGCTTGACATCAGGGTGATTCTTGATATCATCATCAATCATGCTGGTGACGTTTTTGCTTACGAGGGTAATCAGCGCCATTTTTATTCGGAAGGAAGAGAGTGGCCGGTCAGCGGTTACCGGCTTTCCAGTGGTGAGGCGGGCAGCATTCCCTTCAACACAGCTCCAGCCTGTTTTGAGAACGGAGCCTGGCCTGACGGGGCTGTCTGGCCTGAGGAGCTGCAGTCACCCGATACCTGGACCTGTCATGGAGAGATCATGCAGTGGGACTCTTTTCCTGAGTTTCTTGATGGTGATTTTTGTTCGCTCAAGGATATTCATCTTGGAGATGCCCTTCGTGATCCTTTTGTCGTTCAGGATATCGAACGGCGTGTCAAGGAGTTTACCCCTTCTCTGGCGCTTCGTTATTTGACCGATGTCTATCGCTTCTGGATTGCTTTTGCCGATCTTGACGGATTCCGGCTTGATACGGTCAAGCATATGGAGCCGGGGGCGGTGAGGTTTTTTGCGACCGCTATCCATGAATTTGCTGAATCAATCGGTAAGGAAAATTTTACGATTATTGGTGAAATCACAGGTGGTCGTTCTTATGCGGCAACCATTCTTGATACTACCGGTCTTGATGCTGCGCTTGGTATTGATGATCTTCCCGATAAACTTGAGTTTCTGGTCAAAGGGTGGAGGAGCCCCGGAAATCCCGAAACGGCAGAGCAGGAGGGTTATTTCGATCTTTTCCGCAACAGTATTCTCGATAACCGAAGGAGCCATCAATGGTATTCAAAGCATATTGTCACCATGCTTGATGATCATGACCAGGTTGGCGTCAATCACAAGTTTCGTTTTGCCGGTGATGCTGCCCGAAGCGCCCGTCTGCTTCCTGCAGCGCTTGGTCTTAACCTGACCTCAGCGGGTATTCCCTGCATTTATTACGGTACAGAACAGGGCTTTAACGGCGCTGATCCCCGTACGGATGACAACTCCTATAGTGATGTGTTTCTGCGGGAGTGCATGTTTGGAGGTGATTTCGGCTCCTTCAGGAGTAGCGGAAAACACTTTTTTAATGAGAAGAACGAGATTTACCGCTTTGTGCAGAAAGTAATCCGTCTGCGTCGCGAGCATCTTGAGCTTTCCCGTGGCCGGCAATATCTGCGGCCTGTGTCGGAGAGTGGTCGTGATGGTGAATTTTACTATCCTCAGCCAGTCAATGGTGAATTGCACTGGGTGATTGCCTGGTCACGAATTTTTGCCGGTTCGGAATCTCTTTGTGCAATCAATACCGATACCGAGCGCGAGCTTACCCTCTGGATTGTGGTAGACAGCGCTATTCATGCAGCGGGAAGTACCATGAACTGCCTTTTTTCTACTGATGCTCTTCAGCTTGGCCGCAGTGTTTCTGTTATGCCAATTGAGGGTTCTGCGGTACAAATTACGGTACCAGCGGCAGGGTTTGTGGTCTACGGTCAAGGGTGA
- a CDS encoding NFACT RNA binding domain-containing protein produces the protein MQRNYFTLYHAAMELHQRLAGGHLEEIFSEHKNEVTLSFITLSGQHLQIIVVTHTPLLCLYTREGKKKKNVNSASLMTELALQTVKGVSISPSDREIHIHFAIDAFLVLQLFSSNTNLFLVREERITYAFKHNSSLAGQPCPAAHDKSSVLRELERLAMNKTLFLERYNHLKSENSAESVAATLPGFDRTLVHELLQRAKNEQNPEALFTSFQSLFFELLDPQVTVSEKENGEPEFTLLHNSHASCRSFDSVLEGLAHYSITMRRYLETKEELKGMRSKLLRQLEKKQKALEGFSPELLDGFARNYEQCGHLLMAALYQPGNDRKSITVENIFEPGAPDITIALKEALTLQKNAEAYFSKASNTKEKLRIMRERHLLLQKEKSALEELLAATEKISSPKEARRFLEQQNLRPGGAPALKNIRTAPIFRTVDLTQTITLLVGKNAANNELLTFSHTKPNDIWLHARGASGSHCVLKGTTLSNLAAIRKAAEIAAWYSSAKHSSLVPVIYTLKKYVRRGKKLAIGQVIVEREEVLLVKPSNRLFSDPV, from the coding sequence ATGCAACGCAATTACTTTACCCTCTACCACGCAGCAATGGAACTGCATCAGCGTCTTGCGGGCGGCCATCTTGAAGAAATCTTTTCAGAGCATAAAAATGAAGTGACCCTCAGTTTCATCACTCTCAGCGGTCAACACCTGCAGATTATTGTTGTCACCCATACCCCTCTGCTCTGCCTCTATACAAGAGAAGGTAAAAAGAAAAAAAACGTCAATTCAGCAAGCCTGATGACCGAACTCGCCTTGCAAACCGTGAAAGGCGTTTCCATCTCTCCCTCTGACCGTGAGATCCATATCCATTTTGCCATTGACGCCTTTCTGGTACTGCAACTCTTCAGTTCAAACACAAACCTCTTTCTTGTCAGGGAAGAACGCATAACCTATGCCTTCAAGCATAACAGTTCACTTGCTGGCCAGCCCTGCCCGGCAGCTCATGACAAGAGCAGTGTTTTACGGGAACTCGAAAGGCTTGCCATGAACAAAACCCTTTTTCTTGAACGCTATAACCATCTGAAAAGCGAAAACAGCGCAGAGAGCGTTGCTGCCACCCTTCCGGGCTTTGACCGTACACTGGTGCATGAGCTGCTGCAACGCGCCAAAAACGAGCAAAACCCGGAAGCGCTCTTCACCAGCTTTCAATCTCTCTTTTTCGAACTGCTCGACCCGCAGGTTACCGTGTCAGAAAAAGAAAACGGGGAACCGGAATTCACTCTCCTGCACAACAGCCATGCATCCTGCCGCTCTTTTGACTCTGTTCTTGAAGGGCTTGCCCACTACAGCATCACTATGCGCCGCTATCTGGAGACAAAAGAGGAGCTGAAAGGGATGCGCTCAAAACTGCTGCGACAACTCGAAAAAAAACAGAAAGCTCTCGAAGGATTCAGCCCCGAACTGCTTGACGGGTTTGCCCGGAACTATGAACAGTGCGGCCACCTGCTCATGGCAGCTCTCTACCAGCCAGGAAATGATCGAAAAAGCATCACGGTCGAAAACATATTTGAACCTGGAGCGCCAGACATAACCATTGCATTGAAAGAGGCTCTGACCTTGCAAAAAAATGCGGAAGCCTATTTTTCAAAAGCATCAAACACAAAAGAAAAACTCCGAATAATGAGGGAGAGGCACCTGCTGCTGCAAAAAGAAAAGAGTGCACTCGAAGAGCTTCTTGCCGCAACAGAGAAGATCTCCAGCCCAAAAGAGGCTCGCCGCTTTCTTGAACAACAGAATCTCCGTCCGGGCGGCGCTCCGGCACTAAAAAATATCCGCACGGCACCAATATTCAGAACAGTAGACCTCACTCAAACCATTACCCTTCTTGTCGGAAAAAATGCGGCAAACAACGAGCTGCTCACCTTCAGCCATACCAAGCCCAATGACATCTGGCTCCATGCCCGGGGAGCCTCCGGCTCACACTGCGTCCTGAAAGGCACAACACTCAGCAACCTCGCAGCAATCCGGAAAGCCGCCGAAATTGCAGCATGGTACTCCTCAGCAAAACACTCCTCACTGGTTCCGGTGATCTACACCCTGAAAAAATATGTCCGGCGCGGCAAAAAGCTCGCTATCGGCCAGGTGATCGTCGAGCGGGAAGAGGTGCTGCTCGTAAAACCATCAAACAGGCTCTTCAGCGATCCTGTTTGA